From a single Deltaproteobacteria bacterium genomic region:
- a CDS encoding TIGR03619 family F420-dependent LLM class oxidoreductase — protein MKFWQAISFAEPDQLVGIAQAAEEAGYHGLLLADHLFFPGTLASKYPYSGDGAPMFDGRTPFPDPWTTIAAMAAATKRLHFATFVFILPLREPIQLAKTLGTLALLTDGRVALGAGAGWIREEFDALGIDFHTRGRRMDEMVALMRKLWTGDVVEHHGRFFDLQPAQMSPAPGREVPIWFGGLTDVAMKRATYVGDGWLGVGNTPEEAEQILGKLRVMRAQSARASNPFETIVPLVTPLEAPTLRRLEEHGMTGANSFPFSFTLGPRSTLVQKRDQMLRFGETVIAQTNR, from the coding sequence ATGAAGTTCTGGCAAGCCATCTCGTTCGCGGAGCCCGATCAGCTAGTCGGCATCGCGCAAGCAGCGGAAGAGGCGGGCTACCACGGCTTGTTATTGGCCGATCACCTGTTCTTCCCGGGCACGCTCGCGTCGAAGTACCCGTACTCGGGAGACGGCGCGCCGATGTTCGACGGGCGCACGCCGTTCCCGGATCCGTGGACGACGATCGCGGCGATGGCGGCGGCGACGAAGCGCCTCCACTTCGCGACCTTCGTGTTCATCCTCCCGCTGCGCGAGCCGATTCAGCTCGCGAAGACGCTCGGCACGCTCGCGCTCCTGACAGATGGACGCGTCGCGCTCGGCGCCGGCGCGGGCTGGATCCGCGAGGAGTTCGACGCGCTCGGCATCGACTTCCACACGCGCGGCCGGCGCATGGACGAGATGGTCGCGCTGATGCGCAAGCTGTGGACCGGCGACGTGGTCGAGCACCACGGCCGCTTCTTCGACCTGCAGCCCGCGCAGATGAGCCCAGCGCCGGGGCGCGAGGTTCCAATCTGGTTCGGTGGCCTGACAGATGTCGCGATGAAGCGCGCGACGTACGTGGGCGACGGCTGGCTCGGCGTGGGCAACACGCCGGAAGAGGCGGAGCAGATCCTCGGCAAGTTGCGCGTGATGCGCGCCCAGAGCGCGCGCGCGAGCAACCCCTTCGAAACGATCGTGCCACTCGTGACGCCTCTCGAAGCACCCACGTTGCGGCGCCTCGAGGAGCACGGCATGACCGGCGCGAACTCGTTTCCGTTCAGCTTCACGCTCGGCCCGCGCTCCACCCTGGTGCAGAAGCGCGACCAGATGCTGCGCTTCGGCGAGACGGTGATCGCGCAGACAAATCGTTAG
- a CDS encoding MaoC family dehydratase, translating to MPTIFSNPRELLGAVGKPLGASEWLAIEQPRIDEFARATGDHQWIHVDPERAKSGPFGATIAHGYLTLSLVNQFLPQILEVRSVSMGVNYGCDKVRFPSPVRVGSRVRGVGEVVAAEEVKGGAVQVTVRVTVEIEGSDRPACVVDTISRFVPA from the coding sequence GTGCCCACGATCTTCTCGAACCCGCGCGAGCTGCTCGGCGCGGTCGGCAAACCGCTCGGCGCGAGCGAGTGGCTCGCGATCGAGCAGCCGCGCATCGACGAGTTCGCGCGCGCGACCGGCGACCACCAGTGGATCCACGTCGATCCCGAGCGCGCGAAAAGCGGCCCCTTCGGCGCCACCATCGCGCACGGCTACCTCACGCTCTCGCTCGTGAACCAGTTCCTGCCGCAAATCCTCGAGGTGCGCAGCGTCTCGATGGGCGTGAACTACGGCTGCGACAAAGTGCGCTTCCCCTCGCCCGTGCGCGTCGGCTCGCGCGTGCGCGGCGTCGGCGAAGTCGTCGCGGCGGAAGAAGTGAAGGGCGGCGCGGTGCAGGTGACGGTGCGCGTGACGGTGGAGATCGAAGGCAGCGATCGCCCGGCGTGCGTGGTGGACACGATCAGCCGCTTCGTGCCTGCGTGA
- a CDS encoding DUF885 domain-containing protein, giving the protein MRRAATMGLLLFAMSCEHTPMAGEREPEPPSPDARVLAIADALVDQRLADSPATLARLRPPGARHDALPDQSLAAEAARDRREDAWLAELRATPRDALADPAAQHARDLALALLEANAAQRVCKRELWPVSQVGPALLVNLADAALAQPLETPELRAQALTRWTQFPRAVGDEIAALRVGLARGVTAPRVVVDHVLAQLATLIAAPDAELPLASPAFRANDEDFRATFLALVAHDVRPALARYRDFLRDEYAPRARDSIAMADGPGGRACYEASLLLQTTLATSPEEVHARGHAALAEIEAEIAAISARSFGGIPPRELLAKLRSDTAFLYRDEAHVLRVGQAAMDRAWVALPRAFTFLPRSRAILEPIPAFQAKTAAAHYLQAALDGSAPAAYRVRTFAPEKQSWVTGENTAFHEIVPGHHLQIALANERDDLPRIARLLFRSGFTEGWALYAERVADELGLYSSDADRLGMLNGRAWRAVRLVVDSGMHALGWSRERALAFMLEHTALSPDQAAQEIDRYIARPAQAAAYLLGYQEIVALREEAERALGARFDLREFHDVVLGSGSTTLPLLRERVAAWLEGEMPPPDRTEVGLENGPSPDRPPP; this is encoded by the coding sequence ATGCGGAGAGCCGCCACGATGGGCCTGCTGCTCTTCGCGATGAGCTGCGAACACACGCCGATGGCGGGCGAGCGTGAGCCCGAGCCGCCCTCGCCGGATGCGCGCGTGCTCGCGATCGCAGATGCGCTCGTGGACCAAAGGCTCGCCGACAGCCCTGCGACGCTCGCGCGCTTGCGTCCGCCGGGTGCGCGCCACGACGCGCTGCCCGATCAGTCGCTGGCCGCAGAGGCCGCACGCGATCGGCGCGAAGACGCGTGGCTCGCGGAGCTGCGCGCGACGCCGCGTGATGCGCTTGCGGATCCAGCGGCGCAGCACGCGCGCGATCTCGCGCTCGCGCTGCTCGAAGCGAACGCGGCGCAGCGCGTGTGCAAGCGCGAGCTCTGGCCCGTGAGCCAGGTCGGCCCCGCGCTGCTCGTGAACCTCGCCGACGCAGCGCTCGCGCAACCGCTCGAGACTCCCGAGCTGCGCGCGCAGGCGCTCACGCGCTGGACGCAGTTTCCGCGCGCGGTGGGCGACGAGATCGCGGCGCTGCGCGTGGGCCTCGCGCGAGGTGTTACGGCGCCGCGAGTCGTCGTCGACCACGTGCTCGCGCAGCTCGCGACGCTGATCGCAGCGCCGGACGCGGAGCTGCCGCTCGCGAGCCCCGCGTTCCGCGCGAACGACGAGGACTTCCGCGCGACGTTCCTCGCTCTCGTCGCGCACGACGTGCGCCCTGCCCTCGCGCGCTACCGCGACTTCCTACGCGACGAGTATGCGCCACGCGCGCGCGACTCGATCGCGATGGCGGACGGCCCCGGCGGCCGCGCTTGTTATGAGGCGTCGCTGCTGCTCCAGACGACCCTCGCGACCTCTCCCGAAGAGGTGCACGCGCGCGGCCACGCAGCGCTCGCGGAGATCGAAGCCGAGATCGCGGCGATCTCGGCGCGCAGCTTCGGCGGAATCCCGCCGCGCGAGCTGCTCGCGAAGCTGCGCAGCGATACCGCGTTCTTGTATCGCGACGAAGCGCACGTGCTGCGCGTCGGCCAAGCGGCGATGGATCGCGCTTGGGTCGCGCTTCCGCGCGCGTTCACGTTCCTGCCCCGCTCGCGCGCGATCCTCGAACCGATCCCCGCGTTCCAGGCGAAGACGGCCGCGGCGCACTACCTGCAGGCCGCACTCGATGGCAGCGCGCCCGCGGCGTACCGCGTGCGCACGTTCGCGCCCGAGAAGCAAAGCTGGGTGACGGGCGAGAACACCGCGTTCCACGAGATCGTCCCGGGTCACCACCTCCAGATCGCCCTCGCGAACGAACGCGACGACCTGCCGCGCATCGCGCGCCTGTTGTTTCGCAGCGGCTTCACCGAAGGCTGGGCGCTCTACGCAGAGCGCGTCGCCGACGAGCTCGGTCTCTACTCGAGCGACGCCGACCGACTCGGCATGCTGAACGGCCGCGCGTGGCGCGCAGTGCGCCTCGTGGTCGACTCCGGCATGCACGCGCTCGGCTGGAGCCGCGAGCGCGCGCTCGCGTTCATGCTCGAGCACACCGCGCTCTCGCCGGACCAGGCCGCGCAGGAGATCGACCGCTACATCGCGCGCCCGGCGCAGGCAGCGGCGTACTTGCTCGGTTATCAGGAAATCGTCGCGCTACGCGAAGAGGCCGAGCGTGCGCTCGGAGCGCGCTTCGACTTGCGCGAGTTCCACGACGTCGTGCTCGGCAGCGGCAGCACCACGCTTCCGCTGCTGCGCGAGCGCGTGGCGGCGTGGCTCGAAGGGGAGATGCCGCCGCCGGATCGGACCGAGGTCGGGCTCGAGAACGGCCCGTCGCCTGATCGGCCTCCGCCCTAA
- a CDS encoding acyl carrier protein codes for MSHDEASIRNAVRSYILRELIPGEAPEKLDDALSLKEAGILVSLSTLQFVTNVEESFGLELEPHEASTAFNSVNEIVALVASKLA; via the coding sequence ATGAGTCACGATGAAGCCTCGATCCGTAACGCTGTGCGCAGCTACATCCTGCGCGAGCTGATCCCGGGCGAAGCGCCCGAGAAGCTCGACGACGCGCTGTCGCTCAAGGAGGCGGGCATTCTCGTCTCACTGTCGACGCTGCAGTTCGTCACGAACGTCGAGGAGAGCTTCGGCCTCGAGCTGGAGCCGCACGAAGCGTCGACCGCGTTCAACTCGGTGAACGAGATCGTCGCGCTCGTGGCGTCGAAGCTGGCATGA